From the genome of Vicia villosa cultivar HV-30 ecotype Madison, WI linkage group LG2, Vvil1.0, whole genome shotgun sequence, one region includes:
- the LOC131651816 gene encoding pentatricopeptide repeat-containing protein At1g31920-like — MTWTTVHNQTHFLSLTNNQPHCFELSNSFNEKGWLCLLKRCNSMEELKQVHAHVLKWGIFFDSFCMSNLVATCALTKWGSMDYACSIFTQMDEPCSFDYNTMIRGSVNNLRFEEALLMYVEMLERGIEPDKFTYPFVLKACSLLGARNEGVQIHGHVFKMGLEGDVFVQNSLINMYGKCGTIECARVVFDKMGEKSVASWSAIIGAHVCVEMWNECLMLLGEMSREGRCRVEESTLVNVLSACSHLGSPSLGKCIHGILLRNISELNVVVETMLVDMYVKCGCLEKGMRVFENMSEKNRYSYAVMISGLAIHGRGKEALKIFSEMLEEGLAPDDVVYVGVLSACSHAGLVDEGLRCFKCMQLEHKIVPTVQHYGCMVDLLGRFGKLKEAYELIKSMLIKPNDVIWRSLLSACRVHHNLEIGEIAAENLFALNQNNTGDYLLLANMYVKAQKWDDVAKVRTKMAEKNLVQTPGFSLIEAKRKVYKFVSQDKSTQQWNTIYDMIHQMEWQLKFEGYIPDTSQVLLDVDEEEKRERLKCHSQKLAIAFGLIHTSEGSPLRITRNLRMCSDCHTYTKYISMIYDREITVRDRHRFHHFKDGTCSCKDYW, encoded by the coding sequence ATGACTTGGACAACTGTCCATAACCAAACCCATTTTTTGTCACTAACAAACAATCAACCCCATTGCTTTGAATTGAGCAATAGTTTCAATGAAAAGGGATGGTTATGTTTACTCAAAAGGTGCAATAGTATGGAGGAATTGAAGCAAGTTCATGCCCATGTTTTGAAATGGGGTATTTTCTTTGATTCATTTTGTATGAGCAATCTTGTTGCAACTTGTGCTTTAACAAAATGGGGTAGCATGGATTATGCTTGCTCAATTTTCACTCAGATGGATGAACCATGTAGCTTTGATTACAATACAATGATTAGAGGGAGTGTTAATAACTTGAGATTTGAAGAAGCTTTGTTGATGTATGTTGAAATGCTTGAAAGAGGAATTGAGCCTGATAAATTCACTTATCCTTTTGTTCTCAAGGCTTGTTCTTTATTAGGTGCGCGGAACGAAGGAGTTCAGATTCATGGACATGTTTTTAAGATGGGTCTTGAAGGTGATGTCTTTGTGCAAAATAGTTTGATTAACATGTATGGTAAGTGCGGGACGATAGAATGTGCCCGTGTTGTGTTTGATAAAATGGGTGAGAAGAGTGTGGCTTCATGGAGTGCTATTATTGGTGCTCATGTTTGTGTGGAGATGTGGAATGAGTGTTTGATGCTTCTTGGAGAGATGAGTAGGGAAGGAAGATGTAGGGTTGAAGAAAGCACACTAGTGAATGTGCTTTCTGCTTGTAGTCATTTGGGTTCTCCTAGTCTTGGAAAGTGTATACATGGGATCTTGTTGAGGAACATTAGTGAACTCAATGTTGTTGTGGAAACAATGTTGGTTGATATGTATGTAAAGTGTGGGTGTCTTGAGAAAGGTATGCGTGTATTCGAAAATATGTCGGAGAAGAATAGATATTCTTATGCTGTAATGATATCTGGTCTTGCCATTCATGGACGTGGTAAGGAAGCTCTTAAAATTTTCTCAGAGATGTTGGAAGAAGGTTTGGCACCAGATGATGTTGTCTATGTTGGGGTGTTGAGTGCTTGCAGTCATGCTGGTCTTGTCGACGAGGGTCTTCGATGTTTCAAATGCATGCAACTTGAGCATAAGATCGTTCCAACGGTTCAACATTATGGTTGCATGGTGGATCTCTTGGGAAGATTTGGGAAGCTAAAGGAAGCCTATGAACTCATAAAGAGCATGTTAATTAAGCCTAATGATGTGATTTGGAGGAGTCTGTTAAGTGCTTGTAGAGTTCATCATAACTTAGAAATCGGAGAGATTGCGGCTGAAAATCTCTTCGCGTTGAATCAAAATAACACTGGCGATTATTTACTGCTAGCAAATATGTACGTGAAGGCGCAAAAGTGGGACGATGTAGCAAAGGTCAGAACAAAAATGGCCGAGAAAAACTTAGTACAGACACCCGGGTTTAGTTTGATTGAAGCGAAGAGGAAAGTGTACAAGTTTGTTTCACAAGACAAGTCTACACAACAATGGAACACCATCTATGACATGATTCACCAAATGGAATGGCAATTGAAATTCGAAGGGTATATACCCGATACATCGCAAGTGTTGCTTGAtgtagatgaagaagaaaagagggAGAGATTGAAATGTCATAGTCAGAAGTTAGCAATTGCTTTTGGATTGATACATACATCAGAAGGATCTCCTTTAAGAATAACAAGAAATCTTAGGATGTGTAGTGACTGTCATACTTACACTAAATACATTTCCATGATCTATGATAGGGAAATTACTGTAAGAGATCGTCATCGTTTCCACCATTTTAAAGATGGAACTTGTTCATGTAAAGATTATTGGTGA